A window of the Ogataea parapolymorpha DL-1 chromosome V, whole genome shotgun sequence genome harbors these coding sequences:
- a CDS encoding Mitochondrial dicarboxylate transporter, with the protein MNSDKSTKSIAPSANFPFWYGGAASMFACLFTHPLDLAKVRLQTAKVPGDSLVSLAFKIIKTEGVLAAYAGLTASLLRQATYSTARFGVYEKLKEIMTDPTRGQASTFQLLAASMIAGAVGGVVGNPADVVNIRMQNDNSLPESQRRHYKHALDGLLKITREENLTALFRGLGPNLARGILMTASQVVSYDVAKKLLVENLSMDPKTKATHFSASLIAGLVATTVCSPADVLKTRIMNSSGTGQSSFGILKDAISREGLGFMFRGWTPAFIRLGPHTILTFIALEELRRLKIGL; encoded by the exons ATGAACTCAGATAAGTCAACAAAGTCTATAGCCCCTTCGGCAAATTTCCC ATTTTGGTATGGAG GAGCGGCGTCGATGTTCGCATGTCTCTTTACCCATCCTCTGGATTTGGCCAAAGTCCGACTCCAGACGGCAAAGGTTCCTGGAGATAGTTTGGTGTCCCTAGCGTTTAAGATTATAAAAACAGAGGGAGTACTTGCAGCATATGCGGGGTTAACTGCGTCGCTGCTAAGACAGGCAACATATTCAACCGCACGGTTTGGTGTTTAtgagaagctgaaagaGATAATGACAGACCCCACTAGAGGTCAGGCATCCACTTTCCAATTACTTGCAGCATCTATGATAGCTGGTGCGGTTGGTGGTGTTGTTGGAAACCCTGCGGACGTCGTGAATATTCGAATGCAAAATGATAATAGTCTCCCGGAGTCTCAAAGAAGACATTACAAGCATGCATTGGATGGCTTACTAAAAATAACGAGAGAAGAAAACCTCACTGCCCTATTTAGGGGCCTTGGACCCAATTTGGCTCGAGGCATTCTGATGACAGCTTCGCAAGTTGTCTCTTACGACGTGGCCAAGAAActgcttgttgaaaacTTGAGCATGGACCCCAAAACTAAGGCAACCCATTTTTCTGCATCATTAATTGCCGGTTTAGTAGCAACCACTGTCTGCTCACCAGCAGATGTTCTGAAGACGAGAATTATGAACAGCTCAGGCACTGGTCAAAGCTCTTTCGGTATTCTCAAGGACGCTATATCTAGAGAAGGCTTGGGATTCATGTTCAGAGGGTGGACCCCTGCGTTCATTAGATTAGGACCACATACAATTTTGACTTTCATTGCTCTGGAAGAGTTGAGAAGGTTAAAGATTGGTCTTTAA